One segment of Primulina tabacum isolate GXHZ01 chromosome 6, ASM2559414v2, whole genome shotgun sequence DNA contains the following:
- the LOC142548894 gene encoding delta(24)-sterol reductase-like, with the protein MSDLEAPLRPKRKKIWVDYFVQLRWIIVIFVVLPISFTLYFLTYLGDVRSECKSFKKRQEEHDENVKKVVKRLKERNPQKDGLVCTARKPWIAVGMRNVDYKRARHYEVDLSSFRNILDIDKERMIARVEPLVNMGQISRVTVPMNLSLAVVAELDDLTVGGLINGYGIEGSSHIYGLFSDTVVAYEIVLADGRLVRATKDNEYSDLYYAIPWSQGTLGLLVAAEIKLIPIKEYMKLTYKPVVGNLKELAQAYMDSLAPRDGDQDDSDKVPDFVETMIYSPTEAVCMTGKYASKEEAKKKGNKINSVGWWFKPWFYQHAETALKKGEFVEYIPTREYYHRHTRCLYWEGKLILPFADQCWFRYLLGWLMPPKVSLLKATQGEAIRNYYHEMHVIQDMLVPLYKVGDALEWVHREMELYPLWLCPHRLFKLPVKTMVYPEPGFELQHRQGDTHYAQMYTDVGVYYAPGPVLRGEEFDGAGAVRKMEDWLIENHGFQPQYAVSELSEKNFWRMFDAGLYEQCRKKYGAVGTFMSVYYKSKKGRKTEKEVQEAEKEILETPDAEADNPGDY; encoded by the exons ATGTCAGATCTTGAGGCCCCATTACGCCCCAAGAGAAAGAAGATCTGGGTGGATTACTTTGTCCAATTACGATGGATAATTGTCATCTTTGTCGTTCTTCCCATTTCCTTCACATTGTACTTCCTCACTTACCTTGGGGATGTGAGGTCTGAGTGCAAATCATTCAAGAAGCGCCAGGAAGAGCATGATGAAAATGTCAAGAAAGTTGTTAAACGCCTCAAGGAGAGGAACCCCCAAAAAGATGGTTTAGTCTGCACAGCCCGAAAACCTTGGATTGCTGTTGGAATGCGCAATGTAGACTATAAGCGTGCTCGACATTATGAGGTTGACCTTTCTTCCTTCAGAAACATTCTTGACATTGACAAGGAGCGAATGATTGCTAGAGTGGAGCCCTTGGTCAACATGGGTCAGATTTCCAGGGTTACTGTTCCAATGAATCTTTCCCTCGCCGTTGTTGCAGAGCTTGATGATCTGACTGTTGGTGGCCTGATCAATGGGTACGGGATTGAAGGAAGCTCCCATATTTATGGTCTGTTCTCGGATACAGTTGTGGCTTATGAAATTGTTTTGGCAGATGGTCGGTTGGTTAGAGCCACAAAAGACAATGAATACTCTGATCTTTACTATGCTATCCCGTGGTCTCAGGGGACACTTGGACTCCTTGTGGCTGCTGAGATTAAGCTTATACCTATTAAGGAGTACATGAAGCTAACATACAAGCCAGTAGTGGGTAATCTAAAGGAGCTTGCACAAGCGTACATGGATTCCCTTGCACCCAGGGATGGAGACCAGGATGATTCTGACAAGGTTCCAGACTTTGTTGAGACCATGATTTACTCTCCAACAGAAGCTGTGTGTATGACAGGAAAGTATGCTTCTAAAGAAGAAGCAAAGAAGAAGGGAAATAAAATCAATAGtgttggttggtggttcaaaccGTGGTTTTACCAGCATGCCGAGACAGCATTGAAAAAGGGGGAGTTTGTTGAATATATCCCTACCAGAGAATATTATCACAGGCATACAAGATGCTTGTACTGGGAGGGAAAGCTCATCCTTCCTTTTGCAGATCAATGTTGGTTCAGATATCTGCTTGGTTGGCTGATGCCACCTAAGGTTTCTCTGCTCAAGGCTACTCAAGGAGAAGCCATTAGGAACTACTACCATGAGATGCACGTCATTCAGGATATGCTTGTTCCTCTTTATAAGGTTGGAGATGCTTTGGAGTGGGTTCATCGTGAGATGGAG TTGTATCCCCTCTGGCTCTGTCCTCACAGACTGTTCAAACTGCCTGTTAAAACCATGGTGTATCCAGAACCAGGATTTGAGCTACAGCACAGGCAAGGTGATACACACTACGCTCAAATGTATACTGATGTTGGAGTCTACTATGCTCCGGGACCCGTCTTAAGGGGTGAAGAATTTGATGGAGCTGGAGCAGTTCGTAAAATGGAGGACTGGTTGATTGAAAACCATGGATTCCAGCCTCAGTATGCTGTATCTGAGCTCAGTGAGAAGAACTTCTGGAGAATGTTTGATGCAGGTCTTTACGAGCAATGCAGGAAGAAGTATGGAGCTGTTGGTACTTTCATGAGCGTATATTACAAATCAAAAAAAGGCAGGAAGACCGAAAAAGAGGTTCAGGAAGCTGAgaaggagatacttgagactcCTGATGCTGAAGCTGATAATCCCGGGGATTATTGA